The following are encoded together in the Lathyrus oleraceus cultivar Zhongwan6 chromosome 3, CAAS_Psat_ZW6_1.0, whole genome shotgun sequence genome:
- the LOC127132409 gene encoding uncharacterized protein LOC127132409, translating to MEGIEHRTVEVNGIKMHIAEKGKEGPVVLFLHGFPELWCSWRHQIAALGSLGYRAVAPDLRGYGDTDAPASISSYTGFHIVGDLVALIDLLGVEQVFLVAHDWGALIGWYLCMFRPERIKAYVCLSVPFLRRDPKIRTVDGMHAAYGDDYYISRFQEPGKMEAQMAEVGTAYVMKNILTTRQTGPPILPKGEYGTGFNPDTPDTLPSWLTEDDLAYFVSKFEKTGFAGGLNYYRNFNLNWELMAPWNGMKIMVPVKFITGELDLVYTSLNMKEYVHGGGFKEDVPNLEEVIVQKGVAHFNNQEAADEISNHIYEFIKKF from the exons ATGGAAGGAATAGAACACAGAACAGTTGAAGTTAATGGAATCAAGATGCATATCGCAGAAAAAGGCAAAGAAGGACCGGTTGTTTTGTTCCTTCACGGCTTCCCTGAACTCTGGTGCTCATGGCGTCACCAGATTGCTGCTCTCGGCTCTCTCGGTTACCGTGCCGTGGCTCCCGATCTACGAGGCTACGGCGACACCGATGCTCCAGCTTCAATAAGTAGCTACACAGGATTTCATATAGTAGGGGACCTTGTTGCTCTCATCGATTTACTCGGCGTTGAACAAGTATTCCTTGTTGCTCATGATTGGGGTGCTCTCATTGGATGGTATTTATGCATGTTTCGACCTGAAAGAATCAAAGCCTATGTGTGTCTCAGTGTTCCCTTCCTCCGTAGAGACCCCAAAATCAGAACCGTTGATGGCATGCATGCTGCTTATGGAGATGATTATTATATCTCCAGATTTCAG GAACCTGGCAAAATGGAAGCTCAGATGGCTGAAGTTGGCACTGCATATGTGATGAAAAATATCCTCACAACTCGCCAAACTGGTCCTCCCATTCTTCCAAAGGGAGAGTATGGAACTGGGTTCAACCCCGATACCCCTGACACTCTGCCCTCTTGGCTCACAGAAGACGATCTTGCTTATTTTGTCTCCAAATTTGAGAAAACGGGCTTTGCTGGAGGATTGAACTACTATAGAAACTTTAACTT AAATTGGGAGCTGATGGCACCATGGAATGGAATGAAAATCATGGTACCTGTCAAATTCATTACAGGTGAATTAGACCTGGTATACACCTCGCTTAACATGAAGGAGTATGTACATGGTGGAGGTTTCAAAGAAGATGTGCCCAATTTAGAGGAAGTGATTGTGCAGAAAGGGGTGGCTCATTTCAATAATCAGGAAGCAGCCGACGAAATTAGCAACCACATTTACGAATTCATCAAGAAGTTCTGA
- the LOC127129564 gene encoding ATP-dependent DNA helicase PIF1-like gives MASLRSRGEIVLATASSGIAATLLPSVFKSKNILEALDRSLQDICRNNAPFGGKVIIMRGDFHQVLPVVRKDTKAQMILVCIVQSHLWNHTKILRLRQNMRSLHDQEFAEFLIRIGDGVEPTKPDDMMRLASHIAIPWEGEHFIQVLIQHIFPYLELHGWDASYMVQRAILTPTNDDVQKLNDMIIDQFPGEHNLLSFDEVERDNHNLYQQEFLNSIAQGSLPPHILKIKKGAPLMLLQNLDPRYGLCNGTWLLCRGLFMNMLDVEILTGNNAGKCVFFPKLK, from the exons ATGGCAAGTTTAAGAAGTAGAGGAGAAATTGTCTTAGCAACTGCATCATCTGGTATAGCTGCAACATTGTTACCCAGTG TATTCAAAAGCAAAAATATCTTAGAAGCCTTAGATCGATCATTACAAGACATTTGTAGAAATAATGCTCCATTTGGTGGAAAAGTTATAATCATGAGGGGAGATTTTCATCAAGTTCTTCCTGTTGTAAGAAAAGATACTAAGGCACAAATGATTTTAGTGTGTATTGTTCAGTCTCATTTATGGAATCATACCAAGATTTTGCGTTTGCGTCAAAATATGCGATCATTGCATGATCAAGAGTTTGCAGAATTTCTTATTCGCATTGGTGATGGTGTTGAACCTACCAAACCAGATGATATGATGAGGTTAGCTTCACATATTGCAATCCCATGGGAAGGTGAACATTTCATACAAGTACTTATTCAACATATTTTTCCTTATTTAGAATTGCATGGTTGGGATGCCTCATATATGGTACAAAGAGCTATTTTGACACCAACAAATGATGATGTCCAGAAATTGAATGATATGATTATCGACCAGTTTCCAGGAGAACATAATTTGTTGTCGTTTGACGAGGTTGAAAGAGATAATCATAATTTATACCAGCAAGAATTCTTAAACTCAATTGCACAAGGTAGTTTGCCACCACATATTCTAAAGATAAAAAAGGGTGCACCATTGATGTTGTTACAAAATCTAGATCCTAGATATGGATTGTGTAATGGGACATGGTTATTATGTCGTGGTTTATTTATGAATATGTTGGATGTAGAAATTTTGACAGGAAACAACGCAGGAAAATGTGTTTTTTTcccaaaattaaaataa
- the LOC127129565 gene encoding cysteine-rich receptor-like protein kinase 10, which translates to MYATGKVAFEDKTVYALVQCTRDLSANDCSKCLQSAIGDIPGCCYASIGARVWSRSCYLRYEFYPFYLGETESTSSSTNQGGKNKSSKIWMITAIAVGVVLVIIIIIFYLCFIRNWQRKNGQGNISNDFPFIDIGSLCVATKNFSDSNKLGQGGFGPVYKGILSDGMEVAIKRLSTCSEQGSEEFINEVMLILKLQHKNLVKLLGFCVDGEEKLLVYEYLPNGSLDVVLFEKSAHLDWTKRVDIINGIARGVLYLHEDSRLQIIHRDLKASNILLDCDMNPKISDFGMARIFAGSEGEANTTTIVGTYGYIAPEYAMEGLYSIKSEVFGFGVLLLEIITGKRNAGFCYSKSTSSLLAYKQFVDKMRVENSDGGSISAGGLKLDEGDTNGEGYCC; encoded by the exons ATGTATGCTACTGGAAAAGTAGCTTTCGAAGATAAGACAGTATATGCTTTAGTGCAGTGTACAAGAGATTTATCAGCCAATGATTGCAGTAAGTGTCTGCAAAGTGCTATTGGAGATATACCAGGTTGTTGCTATGCCTCCATTGGTGCACGAGTTTGGAGTCGTAGCTGTTATTTAAGATATGAGTTTTATCCATTTTATCTCGGTGAAACAGAATCCACAAGTTCTTCAACTAACCAAGGAGGGAAAA ATAAATCAAGCAAAATATGGATGATTACTGCTATTGCAGTTGGGGTAGTCTTGGTGATAATAATTATCATTTTCTACTTATGCTTTATCAGAAATTGGCAAA GAAAGAACGGACAAGGTAATATATCTAATGATTTCCCTTTTATTGATATTGGTTCTCTTTGCGTGGCTACCAAAAACTTCTCCGATTCAAATAAGCTCGGGCAAGGTGGATTTGGTCCTGTTTACAAG GGTATACTTAGTGATGGCATGGAAGTGGCAATCAAGAGGCTCTCAACTTGTTCTGAGCAGGGTTCAGAAGAATTCATTAATGAGGTTATGTTGATATTGAAACTTCAACACAAAAATCTTGTAAAGCTTCTAGGATTTTGTGTCGATGGAGAAGAGAAGCTTCTTGTTTATGAATATTTGCCCAATGGTAGCCTTGATGTCGTCCTTTTTG AGAAAAGTGCACATCTTGATTGGACCAAACGAGTTGATATAATAAATGGAATAGCAAGAGGCGTTCTCTATCTTCATGAAGATTCTAGACTTCAAATAATACATAGAGATCTAAAAGCAAGTAACATATTGTTGGACTGTGACATGAATCCAAAGATTTCAGACTTTGGCATGGCAAGGATATTTGCAGGAAGTGAAGGCGAAGCTAACACTACCACAATAGTTGGCACATA TGGATATATAGCTCCAGAATATGCAATGGAGGGTCTATATTCCATAAAATCCGAAGTTTTCGGCTTTGGAGTACTATTGCTTGAGATCATTACAg GTAAACGTAACGCAGGTTTCTGTTACTCCAAAAGCACTTCTAGTCTACTAGCTTAT AAGCAATTTGTGGATAAGATGAGAGTAGAGAACTCTGATGGAGGGAGTATTTCGGCCGGTGGTTTGAAGCTCGACGAAGGGGATACCAACGGTGAAGGTTACTGTTGTTGA
- the LOC127132412 gene encoding uncharacterized protein LOC127132412: MGAPKKSAARVSEDHDELVRVPLQAILLADSFTTKFRPITLERPKVLLPLVNVPMINYTLTWLESAGVEEVFVFCCAHAKQVINYLEKSEWFSQPNFTVTTIESQNSVSAGDALRVIYERNVIQGDFVLISGDTVSNMSLTQALLEHKERKKRDSNAVMTMV, translated from the exons ATGGGAGCACCGAAGAAAAGTGCTGCTAGGGTTTCAGAGGATCATGATGAACTTGTTCGAGTTCCGTTACAAGCTATTCTCTTGGCGGATAGTTTTACTACAAAGTTCAGACCTATCACTCTTGAACGCCCTAAA GTGCTTTTGCCGTTGGTGAATGTTCCGATGATAAATTACACATTGACATGGCTTGAATCAGCTGGTGTAGAAGAGGTTTTTGTTTTCTGCTGTGCTCATGCCAAGCAGGTGATTAACTATTTGGAGAAATCTGAGTGGTTTTCTCAACCTAATTTTACGGTAACGACTATAGAGTCACAAAATTCTGTTAGTGCTGGAGATGCACTCCGTGTTATCTACGAGCGCAATGTG ATACAAGGAGATTTTGTTCTTATCAGCGGAGATACTGTAAGCAACATGTCACTTACTCAAGCTCTTTTAGAACATAAAGAAAGGAAGAAGAGAGATAGTAATGCTGTAATGACCATGGTTTAA